A genomic segment from Glycine soja cultivar W05 chromosome 20, ASM419377v2, whole genome shotgun sequence encodes:
- the LOC114401531 gene encoding uncharacterized protein LOC114401531, whose translation MATPTKPTESMAMLGVTPNQPTRSMKIFGVTLTQPTESMAAPNVTHIQPIDQSMEIPCVTHIQPIEPMEMPGLIPIQPTSSMTMPGVTPTQQTLTIEMPSETPPSLEFMKQRLEMMASTMETSGHTLSPQMRAQLDSGIKNLLRRVNARLNA comes from the coding sequence ATGGCAACCCCTACAAAGCCAACTGAGTCAATGGCAATGCTTGGTGTGACCCCAAACCAACCAACTAGGTCAATGAAAATATTTGGCGTGACCCTTACCCAACCAACTGAGTCTATGGCAGCGCCTAATGTGACCCATATCCAACCAATTGACCAATCTATGGAAATTCCTTGCGTGACCCATATTCAACCAATTGAGCCTATGGAAATGCCTGGTTTGATCCCAATCCAACCAACTAGTTCTATGACCATGCCTGGTGTCACCCCTACCCAACAAACTTTGACTATCGAAATGCCTAGTGAGACACCTCCTTCTCTTGAGTTTATGAAGCAGAGGTTGGAGATGATGGCATCAACCATGGAGACTTCAGGGCATACACTTTCCCCTCAAATGAGAGCCCAACTGGATTCTGGAATTAAAAATCTTCTGAGAAGGGTGAATGCCAGGCTAAATGCCTGA